TGTCAGTCCATATCGGATATATGACTATTCATCACTTGCAGCATATCAGCTAGCTGGTGCCGCTGGGTCTCGTCGAAGCTCTGTAGCATCTGAGCTACAAACTGTGAACGCTCCTGCTTAAAGATGACAATGCGTGCACGCCCATAATCGGTCAGGCTTACCAAGGTAACCCTGTTGTCCTCTGGCTTTGTGCGTCGAGTGACCATTTCTGTCGCTTCCAGTTGTTTCAAATGGCGTGTTACGGCTGCAGCGTCAATGCCAACCTCTTTTTGCAGCAGAGTTTGACTGATTTCCTTCACTTGATACAACTTGCACAATAGTTGCAATCTGGATGCGCTGACTCCTGCACAACGCTCAAACTTGGAGCTAATCTGCTTGTTCAGCAACAACAGCATGTCAAAAATATACTCAGGCTCGGATGGTGTCTGGGTGATATCAATCTCTCCTCCCTTAAGCATATCGCTGAGTTTCACGATCCAACCTTTGATCCATCAATTATTGATCTATCAAGTAATATACATCCTCTTTAAAAATAAATCAAGTCCCTGAGAAAAATAAAGTGTCTCATGCCAAATAAAAGCTGAGCGACTCACACAGAGTCGCTCAGCTTCAATATTGCTTTTATTAGCTAGGTTATTCAATCATTGTACAATAGAGATAAGGAGTTGTGCCGTTGAGTTAGATAATCCCGTGAGACAGCATAGCATCAGCCACACGCACAAATCCTGCGATATTGGCTCCGACAACCAGATTGCCCGGCACACCGTATTCCTCAGCCGCCTTCACACTGTTAGCATAGATATTTTTCATAATATCATGCAGCTTGGCATCCACTTCCTCAAAGGTCCAAGACAGACGCATGCTGTTTTGTGACATTTCGAGCGCCGACACGGCTACTCCGCCTGCATTG
The Paenibacillus peoriae DNA segment above includes these coding regions:
- a CDS encoding MarR family winged helix-turn-helix transcriptional regulator, whose product is MLLLLNKQISSKFERCAGVSASRLQLLCKLYQVKEISQTLLQKEVGIDAAAVTRHLKQLEATEMVTRRTKPEDNRVTLVSLTDYGRARIVIFKQERSQFVAQMLQSFDETQRHQLADMLQVMNSHISDMD